In the genome of Acidobacteriota bacterium, the window GCTGAACCGCTTGCTGGCCGACACCGTCAGCGCGCGGTACCACGTCTCGCCAAACGACGTGTACTGCAGGATCGAGGCGGAAGTGCCCGCGACGCCGTTGACGTCCTCAGGACGACGGCCGGCGCCGAGCGCGGGGACGATGGGGTTGTAGTCGATCGTCCCGACCTGATCGATGCCGCGCGCGTAGACGACGTTCGCCGAGAGGGCGAGCTGACCCGGCAGCTCGCGATCGATGCCGACCGAGCCGTGATGCGCGTATGGTGTCTTCAGTGCCGGATCGATGGAGATTTCGAGGCTGGGGTACGTGCCCACGGCCGCTTCCGGGAGTCGCCGGCCGGGAGCGTTCCAGGCCGCAATCGGCAGCGGGTTGGGCAGTTGCGCGACCAGCGTGCGCACGTTGGTATCGCCGTTGACCAGGTTGGTGATCCCGGCGAGCGCCGTCATGTGATTGTCGAAGAAGATCCCGTAGGCGCCGTGCACCGACGTCTTCTTGTCGCCGGTCGGGTCCCACGCGAACGACAGGCGCGGCGCCACGTTGTTGTTATCGGATGGGAACGCATACGGATCGAGGCCACGAACCGTGTAGGTGAAGTCGGGCCAGAACTGCCGCTGATAGCGGAGCCCGAGCTTCAGCGTGAAGTTCGACGTCAGGCGCCAGTCGTCCTGGGCGAACAGCGAGAGATCGCTCACCTTGTAGCTGTCGGCGGCATTGCCATAGCCCTGCACGTAGGCCGCCGGCAGCCCGAGCGCGACGGCCTGAATCGCGTTGATGACGGGAAACGGCAGGCCGAACAACGCGCCGGGCAGCGCCGCGGCGAAGATGTAGCGGCCGCCAAAGTGCAGCGGCAGGGCTTCGTCCCGGTTGTCGATCGCGCTGAAGTCAAAGCCGGCCTTGAACTGATGGTCGCCCGCGTAGTAGCTGGCGGTATCGACGATCTGGGTGCGCCGGCTGTGCCGCGGCTGCGGCGTGAAGCGCTGACGGCCGACGCTGGCAAAACCGGTGACCTCGAGCGTCGGGCCGCCTTGATCGTTGGCGGTGCAGGGGCCCAGGCAGCGCGGGTCGAGCGAGAGGACGTCCTGATCGCGCTTGGCGTACTGCACACGCAACTCGTTGACGAACCGCATGCCACCCACTTTGGTGTGCGACGCCGCCGCCATGTAGTCGGTGCTGTCGAGCGAGGCGCCACGGCTGCGCGCGGTCTGACCGCCCCACGGCTCGATGTTCTCGTTGAACGCGTCGGCGTAGTTGAAGCGCACCGCCAGGTTCTGGCTCGGCGTGAGTTGCTGATCGACCTTCGCCAGGAACTGATTGCCGTTGACCGTGTACGGGACGTTGCCGGTTTCGACGACGAAACCGGCGCGCTCGAGAATCTGCTTCGGCGTGCCGAGCGCGGTCGGGCCCAGCATCACCACGTTGCGATCGTCGATGGTGACGAAGTTGTTGGTGTCCACGTCGAGCCGTTCGAACGACAGGAAGTAGAAGCTCCGGTCCCGCCGGATCGGTCCGCCGAGCGTGAAGCCAAATTGCTGCTGCCGGTACGGCGCCTTGTCGCGATCGATCGCGGTGCCGGCGGAATCGAACTTCTCGAAGTGCTCCTTCGCGTTGAGCGCCTCGTCGCGGAAGTACCCGAACAGGTTACCCGACAGCCGGTTGGTGCCGCTCTTGGTCACGATGTTGACGACGCCGCCCGACGCTTTGCCGAACTCGGCCGAGTACGAATTGGTCAGGACCTGGAATTCGCGGACCGCTTCCTGGCTGAACGTCGCGCGCACGGCGCCGACCGCCGCATCGTTGTTGTCGACGCCGTCCACCGTGATGTTGTTCGAGCGCGCGCGCTGGCCCGCAAAGGACAGCCCGGAGGTCGCCGACGCGCCCTGCTGCGGCGTGCGATCGGTCGTCACCCCCGGCGTGATGACCGAGAAGGAGATGAAGTTGCGGCCGTTAATCGGCAGGCTCTCGATCTGCTGTTGCGACACGACGGTGGCGATGGCGGTCTTCTGGGTATCGACCAGCGGCGCCTCGGCCACGACGCTGACCTGCTCCTGCGCGCCGGCGAGAGCCAGCGTGAAGCCGACCTCCACGGCGGAGCCGAGCGCCAGCTGGACGCCCTCGCGCGTCTGCGGCGCAAACCCCTGGAGCTCGACGTTGAGGCGGTAGGTCCCGGGCGGCAGCGCCAGCACCGCGAAGCGGCCGTCGCCGGAGGTGACCGCGGTGCGGACGAGCCCGGTGTCGGCATTGGTCACGGTCACCGTGACGCCCGGCAGCACCGCCTGGGATTGGTCGTAGACCACTCCACTGAGATCCGCGCTGGTCGATCGCGTTTGAGCGGCGGCCGCCGCGGACATCAGGGCGACCGTGACCAGGGCCAGCAGGACAGGGCGTAATCGATTCACCATCGGAGCCTCCTTGGAGTTCATGCCATTGTAGCGCCCCGCAGAGCGCCCTGGACGAGGGCCAGGTAGTCGGGACGATCGGCCGGTGAGTGATGGCGGTACTCCGACAGCACGCCACCGTGTTGCACGACAAAGACGCCGGGCAGCTGGCGCATCAACCCCGCAGGCTGCGGCCCGAACCCGTGCGAGAGCGCGCACACCGCGCCGCGCGCCCACACCACCGGGTCGACGAGCGCCTGGGGACCGGTGCGTCCCAGGCCAAAGGCCCGATAGTGAGCAAGGGTGGGATCGCTGATGCGGACCACATCGGGGAGACGGTATTTGGCGAAGAACGGTTCCGCCTCTTCCGGCGACCCGCCGTGCACGAACGCCACGCGCACCCCGGCCGCGTCGAGCTGCGGCTTGACCTTCGCGACGTCGGCCACCGCTTCGCGGCAGAAGGTGCAGCCAAACGACCG includes:
- a CDS encoding TonB-dependent receptor: MVNRLRPVLLALVTVALMSAAAAAQTRSTSADLSGVVYDQSQAVLPGVTVTVTNADTGLVRTAVTSGDGRFAVLALPPGTYRLNVELQGFAPQTREGVQLALGSAVEVGFTLALAGAQEQVSVVAEAPLVDTQKTAIATVVSQQQIESLPINGRNFISFSVITPGVTTDRTPQQGASATSGLSFAGQRARSNNITVDGVDNNDAAVGAVRATFSQEAVREFQVLTNSYSAEFGKASGGVVNIVTKSGTNRLSGNLFGYFRDEALNAKEHFEKFDSAGTAIDRDKAPYRQQQFGFTLGGPIRRDRSFYFLSFERLDVDTNNFVTIDDRNVVMLGPTALGTPKQILERAGFVVETGNVPYTVNGNQFLAKVDQQLTPSQNLAVRFNYADAFNENIEPWGGQTARSRGASLDSTDYMAAASHTKVGGMRFVNELRVQYAKRDQDVLSLDPRCLGPCTANDQGGPTLEVTGFASVGRQRFTPQPRHSRRTQIVDTASYYAGDHQFKAGFDFSAIDNRDEALPLHFGGRYIFAAALPGALFGLPFPVINAIQAVALGLPAAYVQGYGNAADSYKVSDLSLFAQDDWRLTSNFTLKLGLRYQRQFWPDFTYTVRGLDPYAFPSDNNNVAPRLSFAWDPTGDKKTSVHGAYGIFFDNHMTALAGITNLVNGDTNVRTLVAQLPNPLPIAAWNAPGRRLPEAAVGTYPSLEISIDPALKTPYAHHGSVGIDRELPGQLALSANVVYARGIDQVGTIDYNPIVPALGAGRRPEDVNGVAGTSASILQYTSFGETWYRALTVSASKRFSRRHQFLASYTLSKAEDNSTDYQSAFVPENNGRGRNRGDLLGVPVGFDAGLERGPSTQDQRHRFVLSGLYVAPGELQLSSIVTVASGRPYNILAGADLNGDGNGGAFPPDRARTAPADASSSVGRNRGTMPNQATVDLRVSRRFRLAGRTSVDGIFEVFNLLNRTNYTEINNIFGTGAYPGSPLPTFGQFTQAASPLQVQLALKVSF
- a CDS encoding peroxiredoxin-like family protein, which gives rise to MPDTLDLPADSPLRNLADDPVLVVLLRSFGCTFCREAVADVAKVKPQLDAAGVRVAFVHGGSPEEAEPFFAKYRLPDVVRISDPTLAHYRAFGLGRTGPQALVDPVVWARGAVCALSHGFGPQPAGLMRQLPGVFVVQHGGVLSEYRHHSPADRPDYLALVQGALRGATMA